One Coccinella septempunctata chromosome X, icCocSept1.1, whole genome shotgun sequence genomic window carries:
- the LOC123322316 gene encoding uncharacterized protein LOC123322316, whose amino-acid sequence MSDKLGALREYDIHSDWTIYNRRLESYFKANGIEDDEKKRAILLNSLNEEAYKLMYNLCMPVVPENKQYNELTSIFDEHFKSSLSPFAARYKFYNSAMDAHETVANWAARVRSLAGQCEFGSTVYDWVLRDRFIIGFEKGPIQDRLFEEKITCSFSDVITIASSKMAAQKNSCMEEVKIEPGLHHISQHPRTPSTAQNRSVMSDSGASGSGVQNRRKKCTVCGRRNHFTSDYISPKFIKARPLPYGIKEKVEKEIDRLIELGVLKQVDYSRWASPIVPVLKKDGSVRICGDFKITINPHLEVDQFPLPLVDDILAELGGSVIFSKIDLSHAYNQVELEEESQDSGVC is encoded by the exons ATGTCTGATAAGCTTGGTGCATTACGTGAATATGATATTCATAGTGATTGGACAATTTATAATCGCCGTTTGGAGAGTTATTTCAAAGCGAATggtattgaagatgatgaaaagaAACGGGCGATTCTTCTGAATTCGCTGAATGAAGAGGCCTACAAACTGATGTATAATTTATGCATGCCAGTCGTTCCAGAAAATAAGCAATATAATGAGTTAACGTCCATATTTGATGAGCATTTTAAGAGCTCTTTGTCACCGTTTGCAGCTCGCTATAAATTTTATAATTCAGCAATGGATGCCCACGAGACAGTAGCTAACTGGGCTGCTAGAGTAAGAAGTTTGGCCGGACAATGTGAATTTGGCAGCACTGTTTATGACTGGGTTCTACGAGATCGTTTTATAATTGGTTTCGAAAAAGGACCCATTCAAGATAGATTATTCGAAGAGAAAATTACATGCAGTTTCAGTGACGTCATCACCATTGCATCCAGCAAAATGGCGGCCCAGAAAAATTCATGTATGGAGGAAGTTAAAATTGAACCAGGCTTACACCATATTTCTCAGCATCCAAGAACGCCATCAACAGCGCAGAATCGCAGTGTGATGAGTGATAGTGGTGCGTCAGGAAGTGGCGTCCAGAATCGGCGGAAAAAGTGTACAGTTTGCGGTCGACGCAACCATTTCACCAGTGATT ATATATCACCAAAATTCATTAAAGCCAGACCCTTGCCTTACGGTATCAAAGAAAAGGTGGAGAAGGAGATTGATAGACTCATCGAGTTGGGGGTATTGAAACAGGTTGATTATTCGAGATGGGCCTCCCCTATAGTACCTGTACTCAAAAAAGATGGTTCAGTACGAATTTGTGGTGATTTTAAAATAACGATCAATCCCCACCTCGAGGTTGATCAGTTTCCTCTTCCACTTGTTGACGATATTCTGGCCGAACTAGGAGGATCAgtaattttttctaaaatagatTTATCACATGCATACAATCAGGTTGAATTAGAGGAAGAATCGCAAGA CTCCGGCGTGTGCtaa